The genomic stretch TTAaagtactaaactttagtcctagaGCCAACACCTGCTACTTCTGTGAATGTATATTCCCTTTACACTGCTTTTGCGAGTGTATATTCCCTTTACGCATACATGTTTCAACAATATATTttactgcttttttttttctattctcCTGGAAAGACAGACCCCCCGCCCTGTCAAAGGACCAAAGGTGGAGCAGAGCAGACAGCAGAGTGACCTTTCTACTACCTATGCGTCCACATCATGCATGTGGGGTCCAAAAGCTGACAAAACAAAGGCACCCAAGCGTGCTGTATTGTATCAACCTGCTCCCTTCTCCTTGGCCCTTGCGCTCCAAGCATGGCTACCGTATCCATGGAGAGATCCCCCTCTACTCCATCACCACGGGTAGTCGAGTATGATATATCTCTTTCACCCCATTCCCTTTAGGCCCTTTTGATGCCTCAAAGGCAGGTAGAGGTCTCTCCATTGCTCTCCTTCAGTCTCCTCTGCTCCATTGCTAGTCTCCAGTCTCCACTCCACTCCCTCATCTTCTCCAAGTCTTCTCCTTCCCCGCTTTGCCACCGTTTTGTTGAACCACCCTCTCAACCAATCCAAGCAAAACCAGCACCACCATAGCCATTGCCGTTGCCAAGCCCCCTCCTCTTCTTAACCTCCATGTATGCTGCATGCTACGGCATCAGCACGCCTCGCCACTCACCTccaccgccatggccggcaATGGCGCACCTCGCCTCCTTCTACGGTTCCCTACTGCTGCCACCTCGTTGCCGCTGCTGCAACTAGGCgtgctgctaaaactgctatgCCTCGCCTCGGCGCTGAACCAGGACGGCATCCTGCTCCTCTCCTTCAAGCTCTCGCTCGCCGCCGACCCGCTCGGCTCCCTCTCCGGCTGGGGCAACGCCGACGCCACGCCCTGCGCGTGGAACGGCGTCGTCTGCGCGCCGGACTCGCGGGTCGTCAGCGTCGTCCTCCCCAACGCCCAGCTCGTCGGCCCAGTGGCCAAGGACCTCGGCCTCATCGAGCACCTTCGCCACCTCGATCTCTCCGGGAACGCGCTCAACGGCACCATCCCGCCCGAGCTGCTCCGCGCGCCGGAGCTCCGAGTGCTCTCGCTCGCCGGCAACGGCATCACAGGCGACCTGCCGGAGCAGGTCGGCCAGCTGCTCAGCCTCCGCGCGCTCAACCTCGCAGGCAACGCGCTCTCCGGCGCCGTCCCGCAGAACCTCACCCTGCTCCCGAACCTCACGGCCGTCTCGCTCGCCAACAACTTCTTCTCCGGTGCGCTCCCCGGCGGGGGTTTCCCGGCGCTTCAGATACTCGATGTCAGCGCCAACCTTCTCAACGGCACGCTCCCGTCGAACTTCGGCGGCGCCGCACTGCGGTACGTCAACCTGTCGTCCAACCGCATCGCCGGCGCCATACCGCCGGAGATGGCGTCGAACCTGCCGACCAATGTCACAATCGACCTGTCCTacaacaacctcaccggcgcCATCCCGGCGGTGCCGCCGTTCTTGGCGCAGAGGCCCACAGCGTTCGAGGGGAACGCCGAGCTCTGCGGGAAGCCGCTAGACAGCCTCTGCGCCTTCACGTCATCCTCCGCCGTGGAACCCCCGAACGGCACCGCGAAGTCGCCACCGGCCATCGCGGCGATACCCAGGGACCCGACCGAGGCGCTCCCTGGCGATGACACCGGCAGTGCCACCGCCGGAGGACCGGCGTCGGGCGAGCAGCGCGGCAGGATGCGGCTTGCTACCATCGTCGCCATCGCCGCTGGCGACGTGGGCGGCATCGCCGTCCTCTTCGTGGTGGTCCTGTACGTGTACCaggtgaggaagaggaggcagcGTCAGGAGGCGGCGAAGCAGAGGATGGGCGTCGTGTTCAAGAAGCCGGAGCCGGACGAGTCGCCCGACGCCGTCGGCCGGAGCCTGTCCTGCTGCCTGCGCAAGAACTCCGGCAACGAGAGCGACGACACGGAGGAGATCACGGACACGTCGGCCTCCTTCGCCGCCAAGGAAGGTGTCACACTCACAGATAAGAACAGcaaggcggcgggaggaggtgaAGCGGCGAGCAAGAAGGGTGGCGACGGGGCGGTGCTGGTGacggtggacggcggcgcggagctggagctggagacGCTGCTGAAGGCCTCGGCGTACATCCTGGGCGCGTCCGGCGGCAGCATCGTGTACAAGGCCGTGCTGGCCGACGGCGCGGCGCTGGCGGTGCGGAGGATCGGCAGCGACGACGCCGGCGTTCGGCGGTTCAGCGAGCTGGACGCGCAGATGCGCGCCGTGGCCAGGCTGCGGCACGGCAACATCCTCCGGCTGCGCGGCTTCTACTGGGGCCCCGATGAGATGCTCATCATCCACGACTTCGCCGTCAACGGCAACCTCGCCAACCTCTCCGTCAAAAGTACATACGCAGATGATCTGATCTAATCTTCCTCCCAATGCCAGACGCCATTGAAGGTGTCGTGCGTGCATGTTGCTAACGAGCATTTTAATGGATGGCTGCAGGGAAGCCGGGGTCGTCGCCGATCAAGCTCGGGTGGAGCGCGCGGCTGCGCATCGCGCGCGGCGTCGCGAGGGGCCTCGCGTACCTGCACGACAAGAAGTGGGTGCACGGCAACGTGAAGCCAAGCAACATCCTGCTGGACGTGGACATGGAGCCGCTGCTCGCCGACCTCGGCGTCGACCGGCTGgtccgcggcgcgggcggcgggcaaaggccggcgccgtcgtcggcggcggcgctggcgggtCGGTTAGGGAGCAAGCGCTCGGCGAAGAGCCTCCCGGACCTGTCGCCGCCACCCAACCACGCGGGGGgcgggccgccggcgagcccacTCGCCGGAGGCGCTAACGCCTGCGCCGACACGGCGGCGCACTACCGGGCGCCGGAGGCCGCGAGGAGCCCGAAGGCGAGCGCCAAGTGGGACGTGTACGCCTTCGGCGTGCTGCTCCTGGAGCTGGTTGCCGGGCGCGCGCTGACGGGCGTGGAGCTGTGCCAGTGCGCGGCGGACGGGAAGGCGCAAGCGCAGGCGCTCCGGCTGGCGGACCCGGCGCTCCGCGGCGAGGTGGAAGGccgggaggaggtggtggcgagcTGCCTCCGGCTCGGCGCCGCCTGCTGCGCCATGGCGCCGGGCAAGAGGCCGTCCATTAGGGACgcgctgcaggccatcgagagGATACCTGCCCTGGtcgcttcttcctcctgctccacGGCGGCGCATCAGTGAAGAGATCTTTGGTTGTGACGgttgtgaattgtgatctgTGAAGGCGAGAGAATGGTCGTTGTTGATGCTtgtgttcttcctcctctcctctgtaCCATACCATCCATCATTCACGGTTTTGTAAGCCCCAGTTTCTGAAAGGAATTGGTTTGCATGCTGATTGCATCTCATTCAGACTACGAATCTACGATGGCATGCAGTTCATTCGGGGGTCCAGCAATGAATGACATGGAATGGGAGCTAGTTAGCATAAACCCAAGTCTCGGTCGCCGGAGGGGAAGACAATAAGCTTGTGATCTCAATCTTTGCTAGTAGAACAAGAAAGCATTTCTCTGCCATTTGCAATTATAAAATGAGTTCCCTTTGTATTTTCATTGCTTCAAAATTTCAGACAGTAGTGCCAAAATAATCATATAGCGGGTACAGGATAAGACTTGTTGTGACAATTCTTGCAGCATTTCATAACCCAGCTACAGGCTACAGCCCTAGTATGCTGCTAGTGAAGCAGCCGGGCAGGACGAAGGCCTGTACAGCAACAGTAACAGCGCCCGTGATTCCTCTGCTCGGAGCGCGAGAAGCGGAGGGGAAGAGTCCAAAAAGCGTCGGGGCTTCACCTGGACGAGCTGGATGGGCGCCAAACCACTCGCGAACAAAGCAACAAAACATGCATCTGCGGCCCACTCCTCGGTGCTGCAGATGCCATCATTTCCATATACTCCTTGCACGGCCTGTCTGCTGGCTATGTCTGCGTGTACGTATACGTGCCAAGGGTTATTCTAGTCGTTAGAACATGGAGGCTTAAATATTTACTTTTAGTGGTCCGAACTAGTGGTAAAAAAGTTAAATTACATGCTCCCCGCCGTGTCTCGATCTTGTGCTATATCACCGACATTGCTTAAACCTCTTTTGAGTCACTGTTGTTCTTAGTGCCATGCTATTTTGTACTCATATTGACTAGAACAGTTAACATATGATGAGTCTTgtctaggaaaaaaaattactccCTCAATCTTAGAACATAGCTACTCGATCTTAGAATATAGCTACTTTTGAACTTTTTTATTTAGATGACGAATTAAGAAAGGAACTCAAAGACTAATTTGACCTTTATTAACCTTCCATCTATAGAAGGCACGTAACTCCAAAGATTTGTTGCATGCATGCGATGATGCGAATTGGAAACCAAAATATAAACTTTTGTCAGGAAATTAGAGCATCTAACAGCTTTGGTAAAATTGAATACTTAGGTCTGTTCCAAACGCAGGAATTCAAAATAAaggaatgagaaaaaaaaacacgggAATATGAAATGAGTGCTTGAGGAAAACAGAGGAATGTAAAATGGAGGAATCTTTTCAAAACATGTGTTTGGAGCACATGAATGCAGGTTCACAGGAATTTGGTAGTTAGTAAGTAATCTCCTTCGTTCAGACTATGACAAGTGGCTGCACCACAAATTAATGGCTTTAGAACAATCTTACAGCTATCTAATTCTTTATCTGTTCACCGGTCAGTTCTTAAGTGCTCATCCCtttggaaaaaagaaataaacaaaATCCACGCAGGGATTCACACATTCTTCTGAGCATAAAAAGTTCAGGACATGCTGCCATAATGAGATTACCGAAGTGATTAGATTATGTCTTCACACGCATGAAAAATTTTCAAGAGCTTGGAGTGGATATTTTAATTCCTCCATTTTGCATAGGACACCGAGCGATTCCTGTGGAAAGGGAAACTCaattcctccgttccaaacacTGGATGATGTCAGCAAAATGTAGGAATTGAATTCCTTTGAAAATACTGCAATCCAAACATACCcttaaattttattttttatataggAGAGATAAGATTTTTATATATCTCTTGTACTCTTATCCAACACATATCTAAATCTAGAAATCTAGATACCTAATTCTTACGGGGACtaacactaccggaaaccttaaatttaccgagtgttttttttttgctgagtgttttttttcagaCACTCGGTAAACAAGCTCTTTACCGAGTGCCGGGCTAagaacactcggtaaaaaaaaacactcagcaaacaatggactttgccgagtgtaaaaaaaaacactcggcaaagagtaggtttgccgagtgtaaaaaaacactcggcaaagagtggggtttgccgagtgtttttttttgacactcggcaaaacaataattttttttcctctttccaccttgaaattttttctactcctcacatacaacatgtggtactccatgttaaagtTTGGTAGATTTTtgaatttgtttgctatatttatttaattaattgtatttcaagaaattttttggtataagtcaaatttgaaccgcaagtgattcaaattatagaacaaaatgagtagaaaaatgatattcatgttatttggcctaatttgagacctgacccgtgaaatgaaaagaaatttcgaacatcttgttcaggaaacacgaccatgaacgtgtggcagtggtatttttaaattgtaaaaaatacaagcaaagtctgaaaattatgagatttgtcatgatgtgatgatatcatacgtggaggctgtggaaaaaaattgagaagattttgcacatttcatcacgtacaatgtttacaaaccgaagcatttcagaagaagaatagtaacgttgagaaggattggataagatttggagtcaaaatgacggtcgagttttggtttgactacaaaacttttttacagtcaatagagaatatatattatttcatatgaatttttgacaattttttgaaactgttggatctgcgctccctctccttccccggctccctcccctccggccagATCCGCGCCGTCCTTCctcggctccctcccctccggccggatccggcctctTCTTCccagctccctcccctccgtccGGATCCgtgcccccttcttcccctctggcacggatccggcggcccccagctctctcccctccggatcTAGGGTGGGCTAGGGGCGACGCGGGCCAGGGGTGGCACGGGCCACAGAGCCATCCAGGAGCTCCGGGAGATGTCGGCGGCAGGCTTCCAGTAGCGGCGGGGGttggtggcgcggcggcggcgctgttggTGGATGGCGGCAGGCTTTGTGGCGTGGCGGCAGGAGGGAAGGGTGGCGCCCTGGTGGTAGCGGGGTTCGTGGCCTGACGGCGGGCGGCAAGGGTGGCGGCAGCCgacggcagtggtggcggccggcggtggcgctagcttgttttttttttccaaaaaatcattgacgagtgttttttgccactcggcaaagcctttgccgagtgcccgacgttcGACACTCAGCAAAtccactgtttgccgagggaaaCTTCGCCAAgtcttgtttgccgagtgttacactcggcaaattgtttgccgagtgtatttggaccttcgccgagtgcttcgggcactcggcaaacttactgtttccggtagtgtaaTTGGCAAGCTCCCCCACCCTCTACTCCCTCCCGACgtcgctcttcttcctcccaccgcCACCGGGGCCACATGCCGGGCTCTCCTCCTTGCGTCTTGCGCCGTTGCACTGTCCAGAAGAGAGCTCCGCACGGCGGTGGCCAAGTGCCCCACGCCTCACATCTCCCTCCATTgagggcggcggcagagggTGAGGGGGTCGAGCCGGCTGCCCACCCCTCGCCTCTCCTCTTCACCATGGAGGGGAACGGTGGAGGATGAGTAGGTGTGGTGGTTCAGTGTGGGGCAGCAGCTGTTCAGCTCACCGCGTGGAGCTGCAGCTATACTTGGCAAGGGATCGCTGTGGGAGGGGCTCGCAACTGCACCGCACTGAAATACACCAACATACTGAAATCATGTCCTCATATTCAGTCATCACTTGTTCACGTCCTATTACTAACTAAAGTTTCAATCTCTTTTCCGAAACTGAATTGACATCAATAACACGCCTAAAATACAACCTTCACCTTCTCAAATTGACACGATAGTCAATAATGTCAAATTAGTACAATATTAAGAGTCTCAAAACGAAAAAGACATGTTAATTCACATCAATTTACAATCTCCATTCAACACCATGCCACAATATTTCTGCTCTTACTGTAATTCTATGACTTATCTATTTCCATCAGTACCATCCACACACAACAATCAAACAAATTGACCCATCATCAGAGTGGCAAGGAACCACAAAAAAGGCAAAGATCGATGGAGGTCAGCAGAACTCGAACTCACCACGCCAGGACCCGGGAGCGGCGCCGAgcggccgccggccatggacgCCCTTTTGCTCTCCGCTGTGTCAACCACCGGGCCGAACTCGACTATGTTGGGCTGCTTTTGTGATGAACTGGGCGTTCCTCTTCATGTTGTCCTCTTGTTGGATGACCGATGCATGCCGTCCGATGGCCAATCAATGGTGCCCCCGCATTCATGTTCCTCTTACATAAAACCAATCACGTTAGAGGATCTAGTAGTAGTAATCATCATCATCTCTCATATAAAGGCATTGGGTTATTTTGGGTAGCATACCATTCACAAACTATTCAATCGTCCTATGGGCATCACGAGCTTAGGGTGAGCACAGGATATTATCACTGTTTGAATTAAGCCGTTCATTTTAATTCGAAACAAAACATAAATCATGACATAAAAGATAGCATAAACAGAAGCATGATCTATTATATTTGCCGTGAACATAAAGTTCACGAGAAAGTACCCTGAGGAACCGAATGCGTAGTTACCCGACATCATTAGTCGAGCTTGTTCGATGTAGTCGATTAGAGGTTGATGCCGTGCAGATGATAGTAGTGCAGTTGCGGCTCCAGGAAGTAGATGTGCGCAACAAGCAGTCGTGCAAACGCGCTCCTCAAAAACTTGATCGTCCTTCTACTCCTCGGATGCAGAGTCTCTGGCAAGGGCGTAGCTTCAGAAGCCTACTCTTCAGACGAAGTCCATGCACACAGATCGCCGGAACGGGGATAGCAAAAATATAGGGATGCAATGGAGGAGCTATGGTGGTGTGTGTAGCGCgcggaagatagaggagcaccTCTCTTATAGGCAGCAGAGACCCTTGAGCGTCCAGGTTAATTGCAGTAATTTGGCAGCCATCAAAACCGACAGTTACTGGTAACGTTCATCAGTTACAACTCATTTGTACCAGCCAATCAAGTACTAGTCACTAACAGCTAGCAATCAACTAGCGTCATCAGTTACTCATCATCAAACCGAGATTAAAAACTGCAAAATCCGTCCAAGCCCAACCCACATGTCACGTCGCGTCgtggctcggctcggctcggcgaGCGAGCACGCACATGTGGTATCCTTTTATCCCTTCCTCATATTCTCAACAGGTGCAGCATGGCTCCACCTTATAAATTGGTTAGGGACCCTCTCAACTTCCAAGGTGGTTTTATTGCAAATGTAACTACCACCATGTGCATGGGCCTTAGGTACATGTTCAGTTCCACTGCTGTTTGATATATTGGCTTTTCGATAGAGACCTTGATAAGGTTGAACATCTACCTAGAGTATAAGCTATATTTGTCCACAACTGAATAATGAACTATGCCTTGAATTGACAGTTTTATGCTAACAAGTTTCACTTAGGtccttagggcctgttttcttccacttgctaaactttagcacccgtcacatcgaatgtttagatactaattaggagtattaaacgtagactatttacaaaccCATTACATAGACGAATCTAAAAGACGAAATCTATTAAgccctaattagtccatgatttgacaatgtgttgctacagtaaatatttgctaatgatgggttaattaggcttaattaggcttaatagattcgtctcgcccgTTTAGATTctacttatgtaattggttttgtaaatagtctacgtttactactcctaattagtatctaaacattcgatgtgacacgtgctaaaaataagacacgagaagaaaacgcccccttaatcGATACTAGGCTGCAAAATGCATCCCCTCTAGTTGAAGCATATAAGTCATACTTCAGGACCTTTCATGAGTCTCTAGAATACCCAATCTCATAGACTATGACTAGACGTCAaactcatataggtgtgttTCTCAAAAGATGTTTCTGCAGGTAAACATCTTTGCTTTAAAATAAGCCACCTAAATCACATTAAGGTATTAACCAACCTGCCATGTAGAAAAGGGGAGAATGCGTCTCCAACGTGATGGGTTTGTACAAAAGTACTCCCCTTCTCAGTTAGCCAATAGTTTGTTTCACCATCCTAATTCACGGGATCTTCGATCAAATAGGACAGGTTACCACTATGACATAACTCTCATGTGGGTCTCAATCCCATCTCCCTCGATGCCTCGTCAATAACATTTCGTGAAAGACCTTTAGTAAACGGGTCTGCCAACTTTTTAGCAGTCTAGACATAGTCCAAAGCTATTACTCTGGAGTTTCTCATTTTTGTGACAGATTTCAACCGCCTTTTCACATGCCTTGATGACTTCATGTTGTCTCGTGAACTTTTTACTTTTACAATTACGGTTTGATTATCACAGTTCATTAAGATagccggtattggttcctcaaCCACTGGCAAATCCATCAAGAGATCACGAAGCCATTCAGCCTCAACTGTGGCGGTATCTAGTGCTGTGAGTTTTGCTTCCATTGTTTACCTCGTTAACATGGTCTGCTTGCAAGACTTCCAAGAAACAGCGCCACCTCCAAGCGTGAACACATATCCACTTGTGGCTTTTATCTCATCAGCATCTAATATCCAGTTTGAGTCATTGT from Setaria italica strain Yugu1 chromosome II, Setaria_italica_v2.0, whole genome shotgun sequence encodes the following:
- the LOC101757497 gene encoding probable LRR receptor-like serine/threonine-protein kinase At4g37250, coding for MLRHQHASPLTSTAMAGNGAPRLLLRFPTAATSLPLLQLGVLLKLLCLASALNQDGILLLSFKLSLAADPLGSLSGWGNADATPCAWNGVVCAPDSRVVSVVLPNAQLVGPVAKDLGLIEHLRHLDLSGNALNGTIPPELLRAPELRVLSLAGNGITGDLPEQVGQLLSLRALNLAGNALSGAVPQNLTLLPNLTAVSLANNFFSGALPGGGFPALQILDVSANLLNGTLPSNFGGAALRYVNLSSNRIAGAIPPEMASNLPTNVTIDLSYNNLTGAIPAVPPFLAQRPTAFEGNAELCGKPLDSLCAFTSSSAVEPPNGTAKSPPAIAAIPRDPTEALPGDDTGSATAGGPASGEQRGRMRLATIVAIAAGDVGGIAVLFVVVLYVYQVRKRRQRQEAAKQRMGVVFKKPEPDESPDAVGRSLSCCLRKNSGNESDDTEEITDTSASFAAKEGVTLTDKNSKAAGGGEAASKKGGDGAVLVTVDGGAELELETLLKASAYILGASGGSIVYKAVLADGAALAVRRIGSDDAGVRRFSELDAQMRAVARLRHGNILRLRGFYWGPDEMLIIHDFAVNGNLANLSVKRKPGSSPIKLGWSARLRIARGVARGLAYLHDKKWVHGNVKPSNILLDVDMEPLLADLGVDRLVRGAGGGQRPAPSSAAALAGRLGSKRSAKSLPDLSPPPNHAGGGPPASPLAGGANACADTAAHYRAPEAARSPKASAKWDVYAFGVLLLELVAGRALTGVELCQCAADGKAQAQALRLADPALRGEVEGREEVVASCLRLGAACCAMAPGKRPSIRDALQAIERIPALVASSSCSTAAHQ